A section of the Vidua chalybeata isolate OUT-0048 chromosome 32, bVidCha1 merged haplotype, whole genome shotgun sequence genome encodes:
- the ZFTA gene encoding zinc finger translocation-associated protein, which produces MEPPAPHPAPGPLPAGPAPSPRGLRRSLELQKAREKAREKAREQPQKPRDKAQEQHREKPQEKLWEQPQKPRDKPQEKPQEKPQEKLQEQLQNPREQLREQPQKPREQLREKPQEMLWDQPQKPREQPREQPRDWRASRPGRSRVPGRDHRRYYHERWRAEYLMEFNAARHGMRCLVCGSALATLKLSTIKRHIRQKHPYSGAWGPREKQLVLRSWDAHPGQPPRPEGPPGGARGTGPRPPSPRATKVSPGGVAVVGDSLRGWLRAELLLDLEAGGHRLRCLLCACPLPSLHLGDIRRHALAAHPDSLRGQRGHGR; this is translated from the exons atggagcccccggccccccaccccgcccccggcccgctcCCGGCCGGCCCAG ccccttccccgcGGGGGCTGCGCcggagcctggagctgcagaaagcCCGGGAGAAAGCCCGGGAGAAAGCCCGGGAGCAGCCCCAAAAACCCCGGGAcaaagcccaggagcagcaccgGGAGAAGCCCCAGGAGAagctctgggagcagccccagaagCCCCGGGACAAACCCCAGGAGAAGCCCCAGGAGAAGCCCcaggagaagctccaggagcagctccagaatCCCCGGGAGCAGCTccgggagcagccccagaaGCCCCGGGAGCAGCTCCGGGAGAAGCCCCAGGAAATGCTCTGGGATCAGCCCCAGaagccccgggagcagccccgggagcagccccgggacTGGCGGGCGTCGCGGCCGGGCCGGAGCCGGGTGCCGGGCCGGGACCACCGCCGGTACTACCACGAGCGCTGGCGCGCCGAGTACCTGATGGAGTTCAACGCGGCGCGGCACGGCATGCGCTGCCTGGTGTGCGGCAGCGCCCTGGCCACGCTCAAGCTCAGCACCATCAAGCGCCACATCCGCCAGAAACACCCCTACTCGGGCGCCTGGGGGCCCCGCGagaagcagctggtgctgcGCTCCTGGGACGCCCACCCGGGACAGCCCCCCCGGCCCGAGGGACCCCCCGGCGGCGCCCGCGGGACAG gGCCCCGTCCCCCGTCCCCGAGGGCCACCAAGGTGTCCCCGGGGGGGGTGGCGGTGGTCGGGGACTCGCTGCGGGGGTGGCTGCGGGCCGAGCTGCTGCTGGACCTGGAGGCCGGGGGCCACCGGCTGCGCTGCCTCCTGTGCGCCTGTCCCCTGCCCTCGCTGCACCTCGGGGACATCCGGCGGCACGCGCTGGCCGCGCACCCCGACAgcctgcggggacagcggggacacggcCGGTGA